A single genomic interval of Arachis duranensis cultivar V14167 chromosome 7, aradu.V14167.gnm2.J7QH, whole genome shotgun sequence harbors:
- the LOC107459452 gene encoding receptor-like protein 13 yields the protein MILVGSTLVLVQVLVNTSGCFREEKRSLLELKTAYSNHSLLPSWVDDDDDPNSDCCDWECVECDPSSGYVFNLSVSNIRDRDAYGRCFSTPFNWSLLLTFPQLTILDLSHNCFQNFVCQGGLCQMKQIEELYLNDNNFEGTLDPLMGNMTSLRTLDLSHNLLSGSIPASMAMMPSLRILNMGHNNFSGSIPVNMFEGQATSAVIFTHPIGLHILDLSHNKFSGHLPSSFTISPSLVFINLKGNDLTGKIPNYYPGGDNIVAIDFSDNNFKGHIPESIYSLKSLTFLLLAGNQLQEQLSSGICELRNLQILDLSRNKFTGSIPSCFNNIAFQDVNFVFSHGKRATVTPGGAKRYSTQIFGFKYRMGEIQVITKGSSRSYEGDTLKIMSALDLSSNQLTGEIPRELGDLSSLHTLNLSHNRLTGSIPESFHNLQNIESLDLSNNTLSGEIPLNLQDLYFLEIFNVSYNNLSGTAPEENQFANFDYSNYEGNPFLHWTNSNRRIPPPPAPLDKRKKDDSAVDFASFYWTFSASYVTVLLALELRTINVSFNCFGDFVWKPVVIQKFGKNL from the exons ATGATATTGGTGGGAAGTACTTTGGTGTTGGTTCAAGTGCTTGTGAACACAAGTGGTTGTttcagagaagagaagagatcgCTTCTTGAATTGAAGACTGCTTATTCGAATCATTCTTTGCTGCCATCTTGGgttgatgacgatgatgatccAAATAGCGATTGCTGTGATTGGGAGTGCGTTGAGTGTGATCCCTCCTCTGGCTATGTCTTCAATCTCTCTGTCTCCAATATCAGAGACCGTGATGCCTATGGACGTTGTTTTTCCACACCCTTCAACTGGTCCTTGCTCCTCACCTTCCCTCAATTGACAATCCTTGATCTCTCCCATAATTGCTTCCAAAACTTCGTTTGTCAAGGAG GTTTATGTCAAATGAAGCAAATTGAAGAGCTATATTTGAATGATAACAATTTCGAAGGAACTTTGGATCCACTCATGGGAAATATGACATCACTTCGGACTCTGGATCTTTCACATAACTTGTTAAGTGGGAGTATTCCTGCTTCAATGGCAATGATGCCAAGTTTAAGAATATTAAATATGGGCCACAATAATTTTTCAGGGAGCATACCCGTCAACATGTTTGAAGGACAAGCCACCTCAGCAGTTATTTTTACACATCCAATAGGTTTACATATCCTGGACTTGTCTCATAACAAATTCTCGGGTCATCTGCCATCTTCCTTCACGATATCACCATCTTTGGTTTTCATTAATTTGAAAGGAAATGATCTTACTGGCAAGATACCTAATTATTACCCTGGTGGCGACAATATAGTAGCTATTGATTTCAGTGACAACAATTTCAAGGGACATATTCCGGAGAGCATCTATAGTCTTAAGTCTTTGACATTTCTTCTATTGGCAggaaaccaattgcaagaacaACTCTCTAGTGGTATATGTGAGTTAAGAAATCTACAGATCTTGGATCTGTCCCGTAATAAATTCACTGGCTCTATACCTTCTTGCTTCAATAATATAGCATTTCAGGATGTGAATTTTGTTTTCTCTCATGGAAAAAGAGCTACCGTGACTCCTGGAGGAGCTAAAAGATATAGTACACAAATATTTGGTTTTAAGTATAGAATGGGAGAAATACAAGTCATAACAAAAGGTTCATCTCGTTCATACGAAGGTGATACACTTAAAATCATGTCTGCATTGGATTTGTCATCTAATCAATTGACAGGAGAAATTCCTCGCGAATTAGGAGATCTCAGCAGCCTTCATACACTCAATTTATCTCACAATCGTCTGACTGGATCCATTCCAGAGAGCTTTCACAATCTACAAAACATAGAGAGCTTGGATCTTTCAAACAACACTTTGAGTGGGGAAATTCCTCTTAATCTTCAGGACTTGTACTTTTTGGAGATCTTTAATGTGTCCTATAACAATCTATCAGGTACAGCACCTGAGGAAAACCAATTTGCTAACTTTGATTATAGCAACTATGAAGGGAATCCGTTTCTCCATTGGACCAACAGTAACAGGCGGATTCCACCACCTCCAGCCCCGTTGGATAAGAGAAAGAAAGATGATTCTGCCGTTGACTTCGCTTCTTTTTATTGGACTTTCTCTGCATCTTATGTCACAGTACTCTTAGCGTTG GAATTGAGAACGATTAATGTGTCCTTCAATTGTTTTGGGGACTTCGTTTGGAAACCAGTTGTTATCCAAAAATTTGGGAAGAATTTATGA
- the LOC107459851 gene encoding 1-aminocyclopropane-1-carboxylate oxidase homolog 1 isoform X1 gives MESEEAEGTIVKMMNNCDDRMSELKAFDDTKGGVKGLVDGGVTKIPTMFYHPLDKFPNSSSTEHSLIPVIDLEGVTKDPITRQQVVSRIREASETWGFFQVVNHGIPGSVLEEMKEGIKRFFEQDVEVKKEVYSRDNTKPFIYNSNFDLYSSSALNWRDTFGCQIVPLIGKPQDLPQVCRDILLEYGNNVMKLGITLFELLSESLNLHSNYLRDMELGCTDQISCAGHYYPPCPEPELTMGTTKHSDGAFLTVLLQDHIGGLQILHNDKWIDVHPVPETLVVNIGDLLQLLTNDRFKSVQHRVLANKNDSRVSIASFFGYNSLASSTKLVSPIKELLSEDNPPKFKETTIAEYAAYFRAKGLGNNPLQDFRI, from the exons ATGGAGAGTGAAGAAGCAGAAGGCACAATAGTGAAGATGATGAATAATTGTGATGATAGGATGAGTGAACTGAAGGCATTTGATGACACAAAAGGCGGTGTTAAGGGTCTTGTTGATGGAGGTGTTACAAAGATTCCAACTATGTTTTATCATCCACTTGATAAATTCCCAAATTCCTCCAGTACAGAGCACAGCCTGATTCCTGTCATAGATCTTGAAGGTGTTACCAAAGATCCAATCACACGCCAACAAGTTGTTTCAAGAATCAGGGAAGCATCTGAGACATGGGGTTTCTTCCAAGTGGTAAATCATGGTATCCCTGGGAGTGTTCTTGAGGAGATGAAAGAGGGGATTAAAAGGTTCTTTGAACAAGATGTTGAGGTTAAGAAAGAGGTATATAGCCGTGATAATACGAAGCCATTTATTTATAATAGTAATTTTGATCTTTATAGTTCATCAGCACTCAATTGGAGAGATACTTTTGGATGCCAAATAGTTCCTCTGATTGGCAAACCTCAAGACTTGCCACAAGTATGCAG GGACATACTTTTAGAGTATGGGAATAATGTTATGAAGTTAGGAATCACACTCTTTGAATTACTCTCAGAATCTCTAAATCTGCATTCAAATTATTTAAGAGACATGGAATTGGGTTGTACTGATCAAATTAGTTGTGCCGGCCATTACTATCCCCCTTGTCCTGAGCCAGAACTCACTATGGGAACCACCAAACATTCGGATGGCGCTTTTCTTACTGTTCTTCTCCAAGACCATATTGGTGGCCTCCAAATTCTTCATAACGACAAATGGATTGATGTACACCCTGTGCCTGAAACTTTAGTGGTTAATATTGGTGATCTTCTACAG CTACTAACGAATGACAGATTTAAAAGTGTTCAACATAGAGTGTTGGCAAATAAAAATGATTCAAGAGTATCTATTGCATCTTTTTTTGGCTATAACAGTCTCGCTTCATCAACAAAGCTCGTCAGTCCGATAAAAGAATTATTATCTGAAGACAATCCTCCGAAATTTAAAGAAACCACAATTGCAGAGTATGCAGCCTACTTTAGAGCCAAAGGCCTTGGAAACAATCCTCTTCAAGACTTTAGAATTTAA
- the LOC107459851 gene encoding 1-aminocyclopropane-1-carboxylate oxidase homolog 1 isoform X2 has translation MESEEAEGTIVKMMNNCDDRMSELKAFDDTKGGVKGLVDGGVTKIPTMFYHPLDKFPNSSSTEHSLIPVIDLEGVTKDPITRQQVVSRIREASETWGFFQVVNHGIPGSVLEEMKEGIKRFFEQDVEVKKEVYSRDNTKPFIYNSNFDLYSSSALNWRDTFGCQIVPLIGKPQDLPQVCRDILLEYGNNVMKLGITLFELLSESLNLHSNYLRDMELGCTDQISCAGHYYPPCPEPELTMGTTKHSDGAFLTVLLQDHIGGLQILHNDKWIDVHPVPETLVVNIGDLLQSRFINKARQSDKRIII, from the exons ATGGAGAGTGAAGAAGCAGAAGGCACAATAGTGAAGATGATGAATAATTGTGATGATAGGATGAGTGAACTGAAGGCATTTGATGACACAAAAGGCGGTGTTAAGGGTCTTGTTGATGGAGGTGTTACAAAGATTCCAACTATGTTTTATCATCCACTTGATAAATTCCCAAATTCCTCCAGTACAGAGCACAGCCTGATTCCTGTCATAGATCTTGAAGGTGTTACCAAAGATCCAATCACACGCCAACAAGTTGTTTCAAGAATCAGGGAAGCATCTGAGACATGGGGTTTCTTCCAAGTGGTAAATCATGGTATCCCTGGGAGTGTTCTTGAGGAGATGAAAGAGGGGATTAAAAGGTTCTTTGAACAAGATGTTGAGGTTAAGAAAGAGGTATATAGCCGTGATAATACGAAGCCATTTATTTATAATAGTAATTTTGATCTTTATAGTTCATCAGCACTCAATTGGAGAGATACTTTTGGATGCCAAATAGTTCCTCTGATTGGCAAACCTCAAGACTTGCCACAAGTATGCAG GGACATACTTTTAGAGTATGGGAATAATGTTATGAAGTTAGGAATCACACTCTTTGAATTACTCTCAGAATCTCTAAATCTGCATTCAAATTATTTAAGAGACATGGAATTGGGTTGTACTGATCAAATTAGTTGTGCCGGCCATTACTATCCCCCTTGTCCTGAGCCAGAACTCACTATGGGAACCACCAAACATTCGGATGGCGCTTTTCTTACTGTTCTTCTCCAAGACCATATTGGTGGCCTCCAAATTCTTCATAACGACAAATGGATTGATGTACACCCTGTGCCTGAAACTTTAGTGGTTAATATTGGTGATCTTCTACAG TCTCGCTTCATCAACAAAGCTCGTCAGTCCGATAAAAGAATTATTATCTGA